A stretch of Pseudoclavibacter chungangensis DNA encodes these proteins:
- a CDS encoding heavy metal translocating P-type ATPase, whose translation MSDRHDEHDERTDPQRTSGDGERAEHEVRGTADAHAGREAPPTTGGGHHAEREQGASPDAHADRGHGMVGMHTGHDMSGHGGHDMAGMHTGHDMSGHGGHDMAGMHGGHAHHVAQFRRLFWIMLVIAVPVVAFSPMFASLIGYSLPHDGPVTWISPVLGTVMFVWGGRPFLTGAWQEIRARAPGMMLLIGLAITVAFVASWGASLGLLDHELDFWWELALLVVIMLLGHWIEMRAIMQSSSALDSLASLLPDTAERVEGDRIVEVAPDALRVGDVVVVRPGATVPADGRIVDGRADLDESIVTGESVPVERGVGDRVVAGTVATDSGLRVEVTATGDDTALAGIRRLVAEAQSSPSRAQRLADTAAGWLFWFALGSAVVTAIVWSLVGQPDDAVVRTITVLVIACPHALGLAIPLVVSIATERAARGGVLVTDRLALERMRDVDAVLMDKTGTLTRGEPAVIEVATVDGQDRDRVLAIAAAAEQDSEHPLARAIVRAAQEHELEVPASSGFTSSPAEGVRATVDGHTVAVGGPALLATAGASELPVADEWRPTGAIILHVLEDGRPVGALRLADEIRPESREAVDALHALGLQVVMITGDAQAVADAVAEQLGIDRVFAGVRPEDKSAKVTQLQQEGRVVAMVGDGVNDAPALATADVGIAIGAGSDVAIASAGVVLASSDPRSVLSVVELSRATYRKMTQNLWWAAGYNLLSVPLAAGVLAPIGFVLPMSVGAILMSLSTVVVALNAQLLRRLDLSPAASVKRILGR comes from the coding sequence ATGTCCGATCGACACGATGAGCACGACGAGCGCACCGACCCGCAGCGTACGTCCGGCGACGGGGAGCGGGCCGAGCACGAGGTTCGCGGGACGGCCGACGCGCACGCGGGACGCGAGGCGCCCCCGACGACCGGTGGGGGACACCACGCGGAGCGCGAACAGGGAGCATCTCCCGACGCCCACGCCGATCGAGGACACGGCATGGTGGGGATGCATACGGGGCACGACATGAGCGGCCACGGTGGTCACGACATGGCGGGCATGCACACGGGGCACGACATGAGCGGCCACGGTGGCCACGACATGGCAGGCATGCACGGCGGCCACGCGCACCACGTCGCGCAGTTCCGACGCCTGTTCTGGATCATGCTCGTCATCGCGGTGCCCGTCGTCGCGTTCAGCCCCATGTTCGCCTCCCTCATCGGCTACTCGCTACCCCACGACGGTCCGGTGACGTGGATCTCACCCGTGCTCGGCACGGTCATGTTCGTGTGGGGTGGTCGCCCGTTCCTCACCGGTGCGTGGCAGGAGATCCGGGCGCGTGCGCCGGGCATGATGCTCCTCATCGGGCTCGCGATCACGGTCGCGTTCGTCGCCTCGTGGGGTGCGAGCCTCGGCCTGCTCGACCACGAGCTCGACTTCTGGTGGGAGCTCGCGCTCCTCGTGGTCATCATGTTGCTCGGGCACTGGATCGAGATGCGCGCGATCATGCAGAGTTCCTCCGCGCTCGATTCGCTCGCGTCGCTCCTGCCCGACACGGCGGAGCGTGTCGAGGGCGACCGGATCGTCGAGGTCGCGCCCGATGCGCTGCGCGTCGGCGACGTCGTCGTCGTCCGGCCGGGCGCGACGGTGCCCGCCGACGGGCGGATCGTCGACGGTCGCGCGGACCTCGACGAGTCGATCGTCACGGGCGAGTCCGTCCCCGTCGAACGCGGTGTCGGCGACCGGGTCGTCGCGGGAACGGTCGCGACCGACTCGGGGCTCCGCGTCGAGGTGACGGCGACGGGCGACGACACGGCGCTCGCGGGCATCCGCCGACTCGTCGCCGAGGCGCAGTCGTCGCCATCGCGCGCACAGCGGCTCGCCGACACGGCGGCGGGATGGCTCTTCTGGTTCGCGCTCGGTTCGGCCGTCGTGACCGCGATCGTGTGGTCGCTCGTCGGGCAGCCCGACGACGCGGTCGTGCGCACGATCACCGTGCTCGTGATCGCCTGCCCGCACGCGCTCGGCCTCGCGATCCCGCTCGTCGTCTCGATCGCGACGGAGCGTGCGGCGCGCGGTGGCGTGCTCGTCACCGATCGACTCGCGCTCGAACGCATGCGCGACGTCGACGCCGTGCTCATGGACAAGACGGGTACCCTCACGCGCGGCGAGCCGGCCGTGATCGAGGTCGCCACCGTCGACGGACAGGATCGGGATCGCGTGCTCGCGATCGCCGCCGCCGCCGAACAGGACAGCGAGCACCCGCTCGCTCGAGCCATCGTGCGTGCCGCGCAGGAGCACGAGCTCGAGGTGCCGGCATCGAGCGGGTTCACCTCCTCGCCCGCCGAGGGCGTGCGCGCGACGGTCGACGGACACACGGTCGCGGTGGGCGGCCCGGCGCTGCTCGCCACGGCGGGCGCGTCGGAACTCCCGGTCGCGGACGAGTGGCGTCCCACGGGCGCGATCATCCTGCACGTGCTCGAGGACGGCCGCCCGGTCGGGGCCCTCCGGCTCGCCGACGAGATCCGTCCCGAATCGCGCGAGGCGGTCGATGCGCTGCACGCCCTGGGCCTGCAGGTCGTCATGATCACGGGCGATGCGCAGGCCGTCGCCGACGCCGTCGCCGAGCAGCTCGGTATCGACCGCGTCTTCGCGGGCGTGCGGCCCGAGGACAAGTCGGCCAAGGTCACGCAGCTGCAGCAGGAGGGGCGCGTCGTCGCGATGGTCGGCGACGGCGTCAACGACGCCCCGGCGCTCGCGACGGCCGACGTCGGGATCGCGATCGGCGCGGGCTCGGACGTCGCGATCGCGTCGGCCGGGGTCGTGCTCGCGAGCTCCGACCCTCGCTCGGTGCTCTCGGTCGTCGAGCTGTCGCGCGCGACGTACCGGAAGATGACCCAGAACCTCTGGTGGGCGGCGGGTTACAACCTGCTGTCCGTGCCGCTCGCAGCGGGCGTGCTCGCGCCGATCGGTTTCGTGCTCCCCATGAGTGTCGGCGCGATCCTCATGTCGCTCTCGACCGTCGTCGTCGCACTCAACGCCCAGCTCCTGCGCCGGCTCGACCTCTCACCGGCGGCGAGCGTGAAGCGCATCCTCGGCCGCTGA
- a CDS encoding MFS transporter, producing MSTAAIPVITSPNRNATGTPDGHDPDAAPATTRTWLGLGVLVLAVFIICIDATVLDLAIPAISNALAPTSTQLLWIIDVYSFIVAGLLVTMGTLGDRIGRRKLLLIGAAGFGAASALAAWSTSAEMLILARALLGVAGATLMPSTLGLIRSMFPIARQRTTAIGIWAAMSGAGTAMGPLVGGWLLEHFWWGSVFVVNLPVMAALLVLGPIFIVESRNPNPGRFDLLSSVLSIVAIVGVVYAIKECAAHGIEAVPVAVGLVGLVVGWWFVRRQRRLDEPMLDLQLFRLPAFSAGVLTNLLSMFAFAGIIFFGSQYLQTVLGFGPLGAGFLMLPGMAASIVASLTAGSLARRLGVGVAIPLALVTAAAGALVLLLTGVHSGETAFLIGYVLLGSGVGVITTITSDLVVGTAPAHRASNASGVSEMGYELGIALGVAVLGSVLMGLYRQALDVSMLDPEQAAAARETVSGAMHVASEDGGALGAALHESAASAFVGGMHAASIATAVTLVVAAVVSVVLLRRGRV from the coding sequence ATGAGTACCGCGGCGATCCCCGTGATCACCTCCCCCAACCGGAACGCGACCGGCACCCCCGACGGCCACGACCCCGACGCGGCGCCGGCGACGACGCGCACCTGGCTCGGCCTCGGCGTGCTCGTCCTCGCGGTGTTCATCATCTGCATCGACGCGACCGTGCTCGACCTCGCGATCCCCGCGATCTCGAACGCGCTCGCACCGACGTCGACGCAATTGCTCTGGATCATCGACGTCTACAGCTTCATCGTCGCGGGCCTGCTCGTGACGATGGGGACGCTCGGTGACCGCATCGGGCGTCGCAAGCTCCTGCTCATCGGCGCCGCGGGCTTCGGTGCCGCGTCGGCGCTCGCGGCCTGGTCGACGAGTGCCGAGATGCTCATCCTCGCGCGGGCGCTGCTCGGTGTCGCGGGCGCGACGCTCATGCCGTCGACTCTCGGGCTCATCCGCTCGATGTTCCCGATCGCCCGTCAGCGGACGACCGCGATCGGTATCTGGGCGGCCATGTCCGGCGCGGGAACGGCCATGGGGCCGCTCGTCGGCGGCTGGCTGCTCGAGCACTTCTGGTGGGGCTCCGTCTTCGTCGTCAACCTGCCCGTCATGGCCGCGCTCCTCGTGCTCGGGCCGATCTTCATCGTCGAATCGCGCAACCCGAACCCCGGACGCTTCGACCTGCTCAGCTCGGTCCTCTCGATCGTCGCGATCGTGGGCGTCGTGTACGCGATCAAGGAGTGCGCGGCGCACGGAATCGAAGCCGTGCCCGTCGCCGTGGGGCTCGTCGGGCTCGTCGTCGGATGGTGGTTCGTTCGTCGTCAGCGCCGCCTCGACGAACCGATGCTCGATCTGCAGCTCTTCCGTCTCCCCGCCTTCTCCGCGGGCGTCCTCACGAACCTGCTCTCGATGTTCGCGTTCGCCGGCATCATCTTCTTCGGCTCGCAGTACCTGCAGACCGTCCTCGGGTTCGGTCCGCTCGGGGCGGGCTTCCTCATGCTTCCCGGTATGGCCGCGAGCATCGTCGCGTCGCTCACGGCGGGGTCGCTCGCGCGCAGGCTCGGGGTCGGTGTGGCGATCCCGCTCGCGCTCGTGACCGCGGCGGCCGGAGCGCTCGTCCTCCTGCTCACCGGGGTGCACTCGGGCGAGACGGCGTTCCTCATCGGCTACGTGCTGCTCGGCAGCGGGGTCGGTGTCATCACGACGATCACCTCGGATCTCGTCGTCGGGACCGCGCCCGCCCATCGTGCGTCGAACGCGTCGGGTGTCTCGGAGATGGGATACGAGCTCGGTATCGCGCTCGGTGTCGCGGTGCTCGGCAGCGTGCTCATGGGGCTGTACCGTCAGGCGCTCGACGTCTCGATGCTCGACCCCGAGCAGGCCGCCGCCGCGCGCGAGACGGTGAGTGGCGCGATGCACGTCGCGAGCGAGGACGGTGGTGCGCTCGGTGCGGCGCTGCACGAGTCCGCGGCGTCCGCGTTCGTCGGTGGCATGCACGCGGCGTCGATCGCGACCGCGGTGACCCTCGTCGTCGCGGCCGTCGTCTCGGTCGTGCTGCTCCGTCGCGGGCGCGTCTGA
- a CDS encoding Ppx/GppA phosphatase family protein, whose translation MRLGVLDVGSNTVHLIVVDAHRGARPVPESSEKRVLRLMRYLQPDGSISDEGVEVIMRTMHEAAELIESASLDELLPLATSALREAKNGPELLERIRTEAGIDLHVMTGAGEARTTFLAVRRWFGWAAGRIMLVDIGGGSLELASGRDEMPDVALSIPLGAGRTTMEFLKHDPPLEDELDRLRAHARKLTREAAKEFNGSKRADQYVGSSKTIRSLARLAGSVVDGIGPNDRVTLRRWQLDDWVPRLARLTADARPALPGITADRTFQIVAGGVVLCEVMDAFDIAELDVSPWAMREGVLLDYLDTM comes from the coding sequence ATGCGCCTGGGAGTCCTCGACGTCGGTTCGAACACGGTCCATCTCATCGTCGTCGACGCCCACCGGGGCGCGCGCCCCGTGCCGGAGTCGTCCGAGAAGCGCGTCCTGCGGCTCATGCGCTACCTGCAGCCCGACGGTTCGATCTCCGACGAGGGCGTCGAGGTCATCATGCGCACGATGCACGAGGCGGCGGAGCTCATCGAGTCCGCCTCGCTCGACGAGTTGCTGCCGCTCGCGACGAGCGCGCTGCGGGAGGCGAAGAACGGACCGGAGCTCCTGGAGCGCATCCGCACCGAGGCGGGCATCGACCTGCACGTCATGACGGGCGCGGGCGAGGCCCGCACCACGTTCCTCGCCGTCCGCCGCTGGTTCGGCTGGGCCGCGGGGCGCATCATGCTCGTCGACATCGGCGGCGGCTCGCTCGAACTCGCGTCGGGCCGGGACGAGATGCCGGACGTCGCGCTGTCCATCCCGCTCGGTGCGGGGCGGACGACGATGGAGTTCCTCAAGCACGATCCGCCGCTCGAGGACGAGCTCGACCGGCTGCGCGCGCACGCCCGGAAGCTCACGCGCGAGGCCGCGAAGGAGTTCAACGGTTCGAAGCGGGCCGATCAGTACGTCGGTTCCTCGAAGACGATCCGTTCGCTCGCGCGTCTCGCGGGCTCGGTCGTCGACGGCATCGGCCCGAACGATCGCGTCACGCTCCGCCGCTGGCAGCTCGACGACTGGGTGCCGCGTCTCGCGCGCCTCACCGCGGACGCGCGTCCCGCGCTGCCCGGCATCACGGCAGATCGGACGTTCCAGATCGTCGCCGGTGGGGTCGTCCTGTGCGAGGTCATGGACGCGTTCGACATCGCGGAACTCGACGTCTCGCCGTGGGCGATGCGCGAGGGCGTGCTGCTCGACTACCTCGACACGATGTGA
- a CDS encoding MFS transporter produces MADDRREANLTQVVVIALLPALVFAIGEGAILPVIPTVAGSLGAGIELAGFVAGSIMIGQVLGDIPAGPVVARVGEKRAMLGSAVVSIAGVLLCVSAVSTWMLLAGVLVVGFSASTFNLARHAFLTSYVPVRYRARALSTLGGVFRAGQFIGPFITAAVIALTGIAQHAFWICAIVGVVVIGVLLFAPDVEKTTRPEPRTSRSAPAKTNVWSTVLANRRVLVRLGTGTGLIALLRGARTVVLPLWAFSIGLDAATTALVIGIAGGIDFALFFVSGWVMDRYGRAWTAVPSMLGMGVGLLALAFTHDLASAAWWFVALAIATGLANGIGSGIIMTLGADLAPRDAPAPFLGAWHIITDGASAAVPFIVAGLTLAFALPAAVGVLGVLGLVGAAIMGRYIPVFVPPPERR; encoded by the coding sequence GTGGCCGACGATCGACGCGAGGCGAACCTCACCCAGGTGGTCGTCATCGCACTCCTCCCGGCGCTCGTCTTCGCGATCGGCGAGGGGGCGATCCTGCCCGTCATCCCGACCGTCGCCGGCTCGCTCGGTGCCGGGATCGAACTGGCCGGGTTCGTCGCCGGGTCGATCATGATCGGCCAGGTGCTCGGCGACATCCCGGCGGGGCCCGTCGTGGCGCGCGTGGGCGAGAAGCGCGCCATGCTCGGCTCCGCGGTCGTCTCGATCGCGGGCGTCCTGCTGTGCGTGAGCGCCGTGTCGACGTGGATGCTCCTCGCGGGCGTGCTCGTCGTCGGCTTCTCCGCGTCGACGTTCAACCTCGCTCGGCACGCGTTCCTCACGAGTTACGTCCCCGTCCGCTACCGCGCCCGCGCGCTCTCGACCCTCGGCGGCGTCTTCCGTGCCGGCCAGTTCATCGGCCCCTTCATCACGGCCGCCGTCATCGCGCTCACGGGCATCGCGCAGCACGCGTTCTGGATCTGCGCGATCGTCGGCGTCGTCGTCATCGGCGTGCTGCTGTTCGCCCCCGACGTCGAGAAGACGACACGGCCCGAACCGCGGACGAGCCGCTCCGCGCCCGCGAAGACGAACGTGTGGTCGACCGTGCTCGCGAACCGGCGCGTGCTCGTCCGGCTCGGGACGGGCACGGGCCTCATCGCACTGCTGCGCGGCGCCCGCACGGTCGTCCTCCCGCTGTGGGCGTTCTCGATCGGCCTGGACGCCGCGACCACGGCGCTCGTGATCGGCATCGCGGGCGGCATCGACTTCGCCCTGTTCTTCGTCTCCGGTTGGGTGATGGACCGCTACGGCCGAGCCTGGACCGCCGTTCCCTCGATGCTCGGGATGGGTGTGGGACTCCTCGCGCTCGCCTTCACGCACGATCTCGCATCGGCCGCATGGTGGTTCGTCGCGCTCGCGATCGCGACGGGCCTCGCGAACGGCATCGGCTCGGGCATCATCATGACCCTCGGGGCCGATCTCGCTCCGCGCGACGCCCCCGCACCCTTCCTCGGGGCATGGCACATCATCACCGACGGGGCGAGCGCGGCCGTGCCGTTCATCGTCGCCGGGCTGACGCTCGCCTTCGCGCTGCCGGCCGCGGTGGGGGTGCTCGGCGTGCTCGGGCTCGTCGGGGCGGCGATCATGGGCCGCTACATCCCCGTGTTCGTGCCGCCTCCCGAACGGCGCTGA
- a CDS encoding cation-translocating P-type ATPase has protein sequence MATTDRPSDAPLVRDTPWAAPSDEVLLEFRSAPAGLTGTEATERLGRDGRNELPEPPRPSLVRRLLSQYNDVLTYILIGAAVLKAITADWVDFTVIVVVIVATGLVGFVQEGRATSALAGLRRMQSLDAKVLRDGTWGVVDAAELVVGDVVRVRSGDRVPADVRLLDAHGLQVDESALTGESLAADKGPDAVQADAGLGDRSSMLFSGTIATAGTGEGVVVAIGSDTAIGRISALVAEQDEMDTPLARQLARLGGQLSILIAGLALVMLLVGYFVHGLGLEDLISAAIGFAVAAVPEGLPALVTITLALGVQQMAKRRAITRKMAAVETLGSTTTICSDKTGTLTQNEMTARAVVTPSGSYAVTGTGYAPEGAITTVDGAAADAADHPDLDALVVAATLCNDASVERDGDGWRVVGQPTEGALRLLADKAGADTRGARRIAAVPFESSHKFAATLDELPGDDGPRRIVHVVGAPDRLLDRSAHERTSAGELVALDRAAWDGRIDELSARGLRVLAVAVRGASDDDDTLTLEEVDDGLTFLGVVGIVDPPRPEATAAIAEAHGAGIRVKMITGDHRGTATAIARELGLAPERGEVPVLSGAELTAMSDEELAHVARDVDVYARTSPEHKLRIVRALQSRGEVVAMTGDGVNDAPSITRADVGVAMGVKGTEATKEAADIVLADDNFATIERAVEEGRRIYDNIRKSVVFLLPTNGAQSLVVLVAVLAGLALPLTPVQILWINLATALTLSLSLAGEPAEPGIMKRPPRSSSEQVLSSRALVVVLFASVVLGGVTLAVYLIERARTGDVQLAQTTAVLMLAIGQLAFLLNCRFLNSSSLTPRVLRGNPAIWGSAAALIALQLAFTYLPFMNAWFGTKPIGIEGWLLTAVFAVGVFLLVEVAKLLTRLGARRATVTTPDAERATVGTHR, from the coding sequence ATGGCGACGACCGATCGACCGTCCGACGCACCACTCGTCCGGGACACTCCCTGGGCGGCACCGAGCGACGAGGTGCTCCTGGAGTTCCGCTCGGCCCCGGCCGGCCTCACCGGCACGGAGGCGACCGAGCGTCTCGGGCGCGACGGCCGCAACGAACTGCCCGAGCCGCCGAGGCCCTCGCTCGTCCGCCGTCTGTTGAGCCAGTACAACGACGTCCTCACCTACATCCTCATCGGTGCCGCCGTCCTCAAGGCCATCACGGCCGATTGGGTCGACTTCACCGTCATCGTCGTCGTGATCGTCGCGACGGGCCTCGTCGGCTTCGTCCAGGAGGGCCGCGCCACGTCGGCGCTCGCCGGGCTGCGGCGCATGCAGTCGCTCGACGCGAAGGTGCTGCGCGACGGCACGTGGGGCGTCGTCGATGCGGCGGAACTCGTCGTCGGCGACGTCGTGCGCGTGCGCAGCGGCGACCGGGTGCCCGCCGATGTGCGGCTCCTCGATGCTCACGGCCTGCAGGTCGACGAGTCGGCGCTCACGGGCGAATCGCTCGCGGCGGACAAGGGCCCGGACGCGGTCCAGGCCGACGCGGGTCTCGGCGACCGCAGCTCGATGCTGTTCTCCGGCACGATCGCCACCGCCGGCACGGGTGAGGGCGTCGTCGTCGCGATCGGCTCGGACACCGCGATCGGCCGCATCTCGGCCCTCGTCGCCGAGCAGGACGAGATGGACACGCCCCTCGCCCGCCAGCTCGCACGACTCGGCGGTCAGCTCTCGATCCTCATCGCCGGGCTCGCGCTCGTCATGCTGCTCGTCGGGTACTTCGTGCACGGCCTCGGCCTCGAGGACCTCATCTCGGCCGCCATCGGCTTCGCGGTCGCCGCGGTGCCCGAGGGCCTGCCCGCCCTCGTGACCATCACCCTCGCCCTCGGCGTGCAGCAGATGGCGAAACGGCGGGCGATCACGCGCAAGATGGCGGCCGTCGAGACGCTCGGGTCGACCACGACGATCTGCTCCGACAAGACCGGCACGCTCACACAGAACGAGATGACGGCGCGGGCCGTCGTCACGCCGTCGGGCTCCTACGCCGTCACGGGCACCGGCTACGCCCCGGAGGGCGCGATCACGACGGTCGACGGTGCCGCCGCCGACGCTGCGGATCACCCCGACCTCGATGCGCTCGTCGTCGCGGCGACGCTGTGCAACGACGCATCGGTCGAACGGGACGGTGACGGCTGGCGCGTCGTCGGGCAGCCGACCGAGGGGGCGCTGCGCCTCCTCGCCGACAAGGCCGGCGCCGACACCCGCGGTGCGCGACGCATCGCCGCGGTGCCGTTCGAGTCGTCGCACAAGTTCGCCGCGACGCTCGACGAGCTGCCCGGCGACGACGGGCCACGCCGGATCGTGCACGTCGTCGGTGCGCCCGACCGGCTCCTCGACCGCTCGGCGCACGAGCGCACCTCCGCGGGGGAACTCGTCGCCCTCGACCGTGCCGCGTGGGACGGGCGCATCGACGAACTCTCGGCGCGCGGCCTGCGTGTGCTCGCCGTCGCCGTGCGCGGAGCGTCCGACGACGACGACACCCTGACGCTCGAGGAGGTGGACGACGGTCTCACGTTCCTCGGGGTCGTCGGCATCGTCGATCCGCCCCGTCCCGAGGCGACCGCCGCGATCGCCGAGGCGCACGGCGCGGGCATCCGGGTCAAGATGATCACGGGTGACCACCGCGGCACCGCGACCGCGATCGCCCGCGAACTCGGTCTCGCACCGGAGCGGGGCGAGGTCCCCGTCCTGAGCGGCGCCGAGCTCACGGCGATGAGCGACGAGGAGCTCGCGCACGTGGCACGCGACGTGGACGTCTACGCGCGCACCTCGCCCGAACACAAGCTCCGCATCGTGCGGGCCCTGCAATCCCGCGGCGAGGTCGTGGCGATGACCGGTGACGGCGTGAACGACGCGCCGTCGATCACGCGTGCCGACGTCGGCGTCGCGATGGGCGTCAAGGGCACCGAGGCCACGAAGGAGGCCGCCGACATCGTCCTCGCCGACGACAACTTCGCGACGATCGAGCGCGCCGTCGAGGAGGGGCGGCGCATCTACGACAACATCCGCAAGTCGGTCGTCTTCCTGCTGCCGACGAACGGCGCCCAGTCGCTCGTCGTCCTCGTCGCCGTCCTCGCCGGGCTCGCGCTCCCCCTCACGCCCGTCCAGATCCTCTGGATCAATCTCGCGACGGCCCTCACACTGTCGCTCTCGCTCGCGGGCGAGCCGGCCGAGCCGGGGATCATGAAGCGGCCGCCGCGTTCCTCGTCGGAGCAGGTGCTGTCGTCACGCGCGCTCGTCGTCGTGCTGTTCGCGTCGGTCGTGCTCGGCGGCGTGACACTCGCGGTGTACCTCATCGAGCGGGCTCGGACGGGTGACGTGCAGCTCGCGCAGACGACGGCCGTGCTCATGCTCGCGATCGGGCAGCTCGCGTTCCTGCTCAACTGCCGATTCCTGAACTCCTCGTCGCTCACGCCGCGCGTGTTGCGCGGCAACCCGGCGATCTGGGGCTCGGCCGCGGCGCTCATCGCGCTGCAGCTCGCGTTCACGTACCTGCCGTTCATGAACGCGTGGTTCGGGACGAAGCCGATCGGCATCGAGGGGTGGCTGCTCACCGCCGTCTTCGCCGTCGGCGTGTTCCTGCTCGTCGAGGTCGCGAAGCTCCTCACACGGCTCGGCGCGCGCCGTGCGACCGTGACCACGCCGGACGCGGAACGCGCGACGGTGGGGACGCACC
- a CDS encoding DUF418 domain-containing protein, giving the protein MPTETPTSDSHRTASARERAIAPDLARGLMLLLIALANVSWFLYDRPVAMTSAHELGADGLDLVWQSIAIIAIDGRSYPLFAFLFGYGIWQLYSRQLAQGRDERDARRLLQRRHLWLVAFGFVNAALLWYGDILGAYGLVGLVVVWLFLRRRTTTLLVWCAAVTAAIAAFAMLSHVGGILTPADAVGTIEPSTNPSAVASYPESLVDRLLLWLPLTFLQGIFGGVVPVALLLGIVAARSRILEEPVAHRALLARTALIGIPIGWIGGLPALLLQAGVWDVMPWTAAGTSMLTGLFGGIGYAALFGLVAARFTSDRRPGPVAGALVAVGKRSLSMYLLQSVLFAIPLCAWGFGLGAVLPQWQAALYAVGVWLVGLVIAALLERAGARGPAERLLRRLAYRPDDRTATPVS; this is encoded by the coding sequence ATGCCGACGGAGACGCCGACGTCCGACTCCCACCGCACCGCCTCCGCACGCGAGCGCGCGATCGCCCCGGACCTGGCTCGCGGGCTCATGCTCCTGCTCATCGCGCTCGCGAACGTCAGCTGGTTCCTCTACGACCGCCCCGTCGCCATGACGAGCGCCCACGAGCTCGGGGCGGACGGGCTCGATCTCGTGTGGCAGTCGATCGCGATCATCGCGATCGACGGGCGCAGCTATCCGCTGTTCGCGTTCCTCTTCGGGTACGGCATCTGGCAGCTGTACTCGCGACAGCTCGCGCAGGGGCGCGACGAGCGCGATGCGAGGCGACTCCTCCAGCGCCGCCACCTCTGGCTCGTCGCCTTCGGTTTCGTCAACGCGGCGCTCCTCTGGTACGGCGACATCCTCGGTGCGTACGGCCTCGTCGGGCTCGTCGTCGTATGGCTCTTCCTGCGCCGGCGCACCACGACGCTCCTCGTATGGTGCGCGGCGGTCACGGCCGCGATCGCGGCCTTCGCGATGCTCTCGCACGTGGGCGGCATCCTCACGCCCGCCGACGCGGTCGGCACCATCGAGCCGTCGACGAACCCGTCAGCGGTCGCGTCCTATCCGGAATCGCTCGTGGACCGACTGCTCCTCTGGCTCCCGTTGACGTTCCTGCAGGGCATCTTCGGCGGCGTCGTGCCGGTCGCGCTCCTGCTCGGGATCGTCGCCGCCCGCAGCCGCATCCTCGAGGAGCCCGTGGCACACCGCGCCCTCCTCGCGCGGACGGCCCTGATCGGCATTCCCATCGGCTGGATCGGTGGACTCCCCGCCCTGCTGCTGCAGGCGGGCGTGTGGGACGTCATGCCGTGGACCGCGGCGGGGACGAGCATGCTGACGGGCCTGTTCGGCGGTATCGGCTACGCGGCGCTGTTCGGACTCGTCGCCGCACGGTTCACATCGGACCGGCGGCCCGGTCCCGTCGCGGGAGCGCTCGTCGCGGTCGGCAAGCGATCGCTCTCGATGTACCTGTTGCAGTCGGTCCTGTTCGCGATCCCGCTGTGCGCGTGGGGTTTCGGGCTCGGCGCCGTGCTGCCGCAGTGGCAGGCCGCGCTCTACGCGGTCGGCGTGTGGCTCGTCGGGCTCGTGATCGCGGCGCTCCTCGAACGCGCGGGAGCCCGCGGCCCTGCAGAACGCCTGCTCAGGCGACTCGCCTACCGCCCGGACGACCGGACGGCGACGCCCGTCTCGTGA
- a CDS encoding TetR/AcrR family transcriptional regulator, whose protein sequence is MAAGTRDRILDALETLLLSGGNAGITLEAVAAEAGVSKGGLLYHFPGKEALLVGAVERLGERVEEQFARAQAEGTSIAEWYLLPASEEPDSDVHIARSILAVMRSADGQYERVGDELTRIMRAYDERLLAELGDPVLAEIVRLTGDGIYLGQIIGLDAPNPELNRRVIERLLSSVPDRTG, encoded by the coding sequence ATGGCTGCAGGCACGAGAGACCGCATCCTCGATGCGCTCGAGACGCTGCTGCTGAGCGGTGGCAACGCGGGCATCACGCTCGAGGCCGTCGCGGCGGAGGCGGGCGTCTCGAAGGGCGGCCTGCTGTATCACTTCCCCGGCAAGGAGGCGCTGCTCGTCGGTGCGGTCGAACGGCTCGGGGAGCGCGTCGAGGAGCAGTTCGCGCGCGCGCAGGCCGAGGGCACGTCGATCGCCGAGTGGTACCTGCTGCCCGCGAGCGAGGAGCCCGACAGCGACGTGCACATCGCGCGTTCGATCCTCGCGGTCATGCGCAGCGCCGACGGCCAGTACGAGCGCGTCGGCGACGAGCTGACGAGGATCATGCGCGCCTACGACGAGCGCCTGCTCGCCGAGCTCGGCGACCCGGTGCTCGCGGAGATCGTCCGCCTCACGGGCGACGGCATCTACCTCGGGCAGATCATCGGGCTCGACGCCCCCAACCCCGAGCTCAACCGCCGCGTGATCGAGCGCCTGCTCTCCTCGGTGCCCGACCGCACGGGCTGA